The genomic stretch ATGAAGAGAAGATTCTCTTGGGTGCAGGAATTGCGTTTAACAAAAAGAAGAATGATATTGTCGATCCGTCAAAAATAGAAAAAACCTTTATCAGAAAAGATACACCTGACTATAAGCAGTTCGAAGAGATTTTAGAAACATTGCCTGAAGACCACATTCAGATTTCTGAGCAAATTATCTCTCATGCCGAAAAAGAGCTGAACATCAAAATCAACGAGCGCATTCATGTCGCTTTTTCAGACCATCTTTCTTTTGCAATTGAACGCCTGAGCAATGGGATGGTTATCAAAAATCCGCTGCTGAATGAAATCAAAGTCCTTTATCCAAAGGAGTTCCAGATCGGCTTATGGGCCAGAGCACTGATTAAAGATAAACTGGGGATTCACATTCCTGATGATGAAATCGGCAATATCGCCATGCATATCCACACA from Bacillus subtilis subsp. subtilis str. 168 encodes the following:
- the sacY gene encoding transcriptional antiterminator (Evidence 1a: Function from experimental evidences in the studied strain; PubMedId: 9305644, 9457872, 11580842, 12079345, 15528654, 21278164; Product type r : regulator) yields the protein MKIKRILNHNAIVVKDQNEEKILLGAGIAFNKKKNDIVDPSKIEKTFIRKDTPDYKQFEEILETLPEDHIQISEQIISHAEKELNIKINERIHVAFSDHLSFAIERLSNGMVIKNPLLNEIKVLYPKEFQIGLWARALIKDKLGIHIPDDEIGNIAMHIHTARNNAGDMTQTLDITTMIRDIIEIIEIQLSINIVEDTISYERLVTHLRFAIQHIKAGESIYELDAEMIDIIKEKFKDAFLCALSIGTFVKKEYGFEFPEKELCYIAMHIQRFYQRSVAR